The Carassius carassius chromosome 9, fCarCar2.1, whole genome shotgun sequence genome includes a region encoding these proteins:
- the LOC132149517 gene encoding low affinity immunoglobulin gamma Fc region receptor III-like, whose product MCEVYGNSTGWTFSWYTLIVSSDNRYNFQLLSDSSRGAGGNYTVSSAALKHTGVYVCRAERGEPAYNTTYSNTQPVWVTGIFPRVSLIISPSRTQHFTSVSLSLSCEDQSNSDRWRVKRYTESLGLEDCSSSLWVSQTGSTCTFSFTSKSDTGVYWCQSESEEKYDPVNITVHSGVILESPVHPETEGDTLTLRCLYQHSTPPNLRADFYKDGSLIQNQTTEMIISTVSKSHEGFYYCRHSERGESPKSWISVRVYPSESQISVLHTLSSVLAVCPYLLVTVVLIFKCCRMRGAC is encoded by the exons ttcagctgctctcagacagcagcagaggagctggAGGAAACTACACTGTCAGTTCTGCTGCTCTAAAACACACAGGCGTTTATGTGTGCAGAGCAGAGAGAGGAGAACCAGCATATAACACAACCTACAGCAACACACAGCCAGTATGGGTCACTG GTATTTTTCCTCGAGTCTCTCTGATCATCAGTCCCAGCAGAACTCAACACttcacatctgtctctctctctctgagctgtgAGGACCAGAGTAACTCTGATAGATGGAGAGTGAAAAGATACACAGAGAGTTTGGGGCTGGAAGATTGTTCATCATCACTGTGGGTATCACAAACAGGTTCTACATGTACATTCAGCTTTACCAGCAAATCAGACACTGGAGTGTACTGGTGTCAGTCTGAATCTGAAGAAAAATATGatcctgttaatatcactgtacacT CTGGTGTGATTTTGGAGAGTCCTGTTCATCCTGAGACTGAAGGAGATACTCTGACTCTACGCTGTTTATATCAACATTCAACTCCACCAAACCTCAGAGCTGATTTCTATAAAGATGGATCACTCATCCAGAATCAAACTACAGAGATGATCATCTCTACTGTCTCAAAGTCACATGAGGGTTTCTACTACTGCAGACACTCAGAGAGAGGAGAGTCACCCAAGAGCTGGATCTCGGTCAGAG TCTACCCTTCAGAATCTCAGATCTCTGTCCTCCACACACTCAGTTCTGTACTGGCAGTTTGTCCATATCTGCTAGTGACAGTTGTGCTGATTTTCAAATGCTGCAGGATGAGAG GTGCATGTTGA